A genome region from Bacteroidota bacterium includes the following:
- a CDS encoding glycoside hydrolase family 9 protein — MYTNLKVFKLQKVVAFAVVFVMTTTAFAQQNNKYLQADYSKSLEAIWDKKEVKDSKIIDDCESLEGWDYGALGKAELSSRYFKSGKTSIKLTSPAEYKDGSEYPIAYMERFMNGANIEKYNRIAVWIYAEHKNADFFYVSIEFKNDGKEKVPQRVRKAGKNYVKLETGKWNRVYWEIPSMPRDKVKAIAFVYTIKGKSFRGVGDEVSIYVDDFELQKVDADIDESWKVAPGKIAYSHNGYLPEFEKTALVNNVKAKEFSIVDVKSHKVVLSKKITAKNTRFGKFQLLDFSELKKEGRYKIVVGGLESKSFAIGKNIWEQSIWNNLNFWKAERCGQTVDGIHGNCHADVVCEHNGNKIVVNGGWHDAGDLTQMIYNTGDAVVAMLELASKVEKLNPKMYNAFVDEAKWGLDWMLKTRFEDGYRHTFGGMSKYTDGVMGTSDDIVFEAKNLPYDNFLSAMVLSNSALFFQESNPVLAQRCKEAAIEDWKFATEGITELNVELCGNATIASINLFNLTNNGKYKAKAIEWGDVLVESQQKEKTNWSVPLSGFFYKSPKHEQILRYNPIGMDQAPIIALNNLYKAFPENHDAKKWYNSLKLYVEYIKETSKLSNPFEMIPQSIYNVNEVHKPSVYGFNQSTLAKYKKYEDKEPMYVKQVENGLILGDGNYLKTFPVWYSHRGSAGIQLSQAKGLSVASKLVGDKAGQELAVKQLQWIVGRNPFAQSTVYGEGYDFPPMYFASSGPLVGALACGIQTFANRDIPNWPAAACYNYKEIWTHTTSRYLWLISEFIDVDLQ; from the coding sequence ATGTACACTAATCTTAAGGTGTTTAAACTCCAAAAAGTAGTTGCTTTTGCTGTTGTTTTTGTAATGACAACTACTGCATTTGCACAACAAAACAATAAGTATTTACAAGCCGATTATTCAAAGTCGCTCGAGGCTATTTGGGATAAAAAAGAAGTGAAAGATTCTAAAATTATCGATGATTGTGAATCATTGGAAGGATGGGATTATGGAGCTTTGGGAAAGGCAGAATTATCAAGTAGATATTTTAAAAGTGGAAAAACATCAATAAAACTTACTTCGCCTGCTGAGTATAAAGACGGTTCGGAATATCCTATAGCCTATATGGAGCGATTTATGAATGGCGCTAATATAGAAAAGTACAATCGTATTGCTGTTTGGATTTATGCCGAACATAAAAATGCTGATTTCTTTTATGTGTCTATAGAGTTTAAAAACGATGGAAAAGAAAAAGTTCCGCAAAGAGTTCGTAAAGCCGGTAAAAATTATGTAAAACTAGAAACGGGAAAATGGAATAGAGTTTATTGGGAAATACCTTCTATGCCCCGCGATAAAGTAAAAGCAATAGCATTTGTATATACTATAAAAGGGAAGTCATTTAGAGGAGTAGGAGATGAAGTTTCTATTTATGTAGATGATTTTGAACTTCAAAAAGTAGATGCTGATATAGATGAGAGCTGGAAGGTTGCACCCGGAAAAATTGCCTATAGCCACAATGGATATCTACCTGAATTCGAAAAAACAGCACTTGTAAATAATGTAAAAGCAAAGGAGTTTTCGATTGTTGACGTAAAAAGCCATAAAGTGGTTCTTAGCAAAAAAATAACTGCAAAAAACACCCGTTTTGGAAAGTTTCAACTATTAGATTTTTCGGAATTAAAAAAAGAAGGAAGATATAAGATTGTGGTTGGAGGTTTAGAGAGTAAATCTTTTGCAATTGGAAAAAATATTTGGGAACAAAGTATTTGGAATAACCTTAATTTTTGGAAAGCCGAACGCTGTGGTCAAACTGTAGATGGTATTCACGGTAATTGTCACGCCGATGTGGTTTGTGAACATAACGGAAATAAGATTGTTGTAAATGGAGGTTGGCACGATGCCGGCGATTTAACTCAGATGATTTACAATACTGGCGATGCAGTTGTAGCAATGTTGGAGTTGGCATCAAAGGTAGAAAAGTTGAATCCTAAAATGTATAATGCTTTTGTAGATGAAGCAAAATGGGGATTAGACTGGATGTTGAAAACCCGTTTTGAAGATGGTTATCGTCATACTTTCGGAGGAATGTCGAAATATACTGATGGAGTTATGGGTACAAGTGACGATATTGTTTTTGAAGCTAAAAACCTTCCTTACGATAATTTTTTAAGTGCAATGGTATTGTCAAATTCAGCATTGTTTTTTCAAGAAAGTAATCCGGTTTTAGCACAGCGATGCAAAGAAGCTGCAATTGAAGACTGGAAATTTGCTACAGAAGGAATTACAGAGCTAAATGTAGAGCTTTGTGGAAATGCAACAATAGCCTCTATTAACTTATTCAATCTTACTAATAACGGTAAGTATAAAGCAAAAGCAATAGAGTGGGGTGATGTATTGGTTGAAAGTCAACAAAAAGAGAAAACAAACTGGAGTGTTCCTTTATCAGGATTCTTTTATAAGTCGCCAAAACACGAGCAAATTTTACGATATAATCCAATAGGGATGGATCAGGCTCCGATTATTGCATTAAATAATTTATATAAAGCTTTTCCTGAAAATCATGATGCAAAAAAATGGTATAACTCCCTAAAACTTTATGTGGAGTATATTAAAGAAACTTCGAAATTGTCTAATCCATTTGAGATGATTCCTCAATCGATATACAATGTAAATGAAGTTCATAAACCTAGTGTTTACGGATTTAACCAGTCAACTTTGGCAAAATATAAAAAGTACGAGGATAAAGAGCCAATGTATGTAAAACAGGTAGAAAATGGATTAATACTCGGGGATGGGAATTATTTAAAAACCTTTCCGGTTTGGTATTCGCACCGTGGAAGTGCAGGAATTCAGCTTTCTCAGGCAAAAGGACTTTCTGTGGCATCGAAGCTAGTAGGCGATAAAGCCGGGCAGGAATTAGCAGTAAAACAGTTGCAGTGGATAGTGGGGCGTAACCCATTTGCGCAGAGTACTGTTTATGGCGAAGGATATGATTTTCCTCCAATGTATTTTGCATCATCTGGTCCTTTAGTAGGAGCTTTAGCCTGCGGTATTCAAACTTTTGCTAATAGAGATATCCCTAATTGGCCTGCAGCAGCTTGTTATAATTATAAGGAAATTTGGACTCATACCACATCGAGATATTTGTGGTTGATTAGTGAATTTATCGATGTTGATTTGCAGTAG